From Candidatus Methanoperedens sp., a single genomic window includes:
- the surE gene encoding 5'/3'-nucleotidase SurE, producing the protein MKRILLTNDDGVYSTGLKAAYESVRDIGNVIVVAPSTQKSGVGRGISIFEPLRISLASLNGFKAYAVAGTPTDAVILGLFSIMKEKPDLVLSGFNVGENISTDTVTTSGTIGAALEAASYGIPAIAASIQVLDEGDKFDDHRAYKYDFDVGIKLVNRIAKNVIKQGLPGGVDLLNINIPRHATMDTEIEVTRLAKKIFITGVEERHDPRGRPYYWINGDLIRDAEEGTDVRAVMKKGHISVTPLTLDSTARVDFKEIDALL; encoded by the coding sequence ATGAAAAGGATACTTTTAACAAACGACGACGGCGTATATTCCACCGGGCTTAAGGCAGCCTATGAGAGCGTGAGGGACATAGGGAACGTAATTGTAGTTGCGCCATCCACGCAGAAAAGCGGTGTGGGACGCGGTATATCCATCTTCGAGCCTCTTCGAATATCGCTTGCCAGCCTGAATGGCTTCAAGGCATATGCAGTTGCGGGCACTCCTACGGATGCGGTCATCCTGGGATTATTCTCGATAATGAAAGAAAAGCCAGACCTCGTGCTTTCTGGTTTCAACGTGGGTGAGAACATCAGCACCGATACGGTTACCACGAGCGGTACCATCGGGGCTGCACTCGAGGCTGCGAGCTACGGCATACCTGCAATAGCTGCATCCATACAGGTTCTGGACGAAGGGGATAAGTTCGACGACCACCGCGCATATAAGTACGACTTTGATGTGGGAATAAAGCTAGTGAACAGGATTGCTAAAAACGTTATCAAGCAGGGGCTTCCCGGCGGCGTGGACTTGCTCAATATCAACATACCGAGGCATGCCACCATGGATACAGAAATCGAAGTTACACGCCTCGCAAAAAAGATTTTCATAACAGGCGTGGAGGAGCGCCATGACCCAAGAGGCAGACCTTACTACTGGATAAATGGGGATTTGATCCGGGATGCTGAGGAGGGTACGGATGTCAGGGCTGTTATGAAAAAAGGGCATATCTCAGTTACTCCATTAACGCTTGATTCCACTGCGCGGGTCGACTTTAAGGAAATAGATGCATTGTTGTAA